From one Marinobacter sp. LV10MA510-1 genomic stretch:
- the ubiG gene encoding bifunctional 2-polyprenyl-6-hydroxyphenol methylase/3-demethylubiquinol 3-O-methyltransferase UbiG produces the protein MTTPNPGRNSDHPSNHSSDSSVNHNVDRNEIAKFEALASRWWDPGSEFKPLHDINPLRLNYIDERVSLPGKKVIDIGCGGGLLSEGMARRGAHVTGIDMGEAPLSVARLHGLESGVQVDYQKITVEELARDPQHAGQYDVVTCLEMLEHVPDPGSVIRACASLLKPGGHLFVSTINRNPKSFLFAIVGAEYILSLLPKGTHEWKKFIRPSEMSDHLRRAGLDIRELTGMTYNLLTKVYKLGRNVDVNYMMHAKDSREA, from the coding sequence ATGACGACTCCTAACCCAGGCCGTAATTCAGATCATCCTTCAAATCACTCCTCAGATTCCAGCGTGAACCACAATGTGGATCGTAACGAAATCGCCAAATTTGAGGCCCTGGCCAGCCGCTGGTGGGATCCCGGTAGCGAATTCAAACCCCTTCACGACATTAACCCGCTGCGCCTGAACTACATCGACGAACGCGTGTCCCTGCCTGGTAAAAAAGTCATCGACATTGGCTGCGGTGGCGGCTTGCTATCAGAAGGCATGGCCCGCCGTGGCGCCCACGTGACCGGTATCGATATGGGCGAAGCACCGCTAAGCGTGGCGCGCCTGCACGGGCTGGAAAGTGGCGTTCAAGTCGACTATCAGAAAATTACCGTGGAAGAGTTGGCCCGCGACCCACAGCACGCAGGCCAATACGACGTTGTTACCTGTCTCGAAATGCTTGAGCACGTGCCAGATCCGGGCTCGGTCATTCGCGCTTGCGCCAGTCTGCTAAAACCCGGCGGCCATCTGTTTGTGTCCACCATCAACCGCAACCCGAAATCGTTTCTGTTTGCCATTGTTGGCGCTGAATACATATTGAGCCTGCTGCCCAAAGGCACCCACGAATGGAAAAAGTTCATTCGCCCGTCGGAAATGTCAGACCACCTGCGCAGGGCCGGCCTGGATATTCGTGAACTGACCGGAATGACCTACAACCTGCTGACCAAGGTGTACAAACTTGGCCGCAATGTCGATGTCAATTATATGATGCATGCAAAGGATAGCCGTGAAGCCTGA